A window of Trueperaceae bacterium genomic DNA:
CCGCCTTGCCCGAGCGCGCCAGCGCGACGCGGGCGGCGTCGTCGTCGAGGCCGTCCTCCAGCACGCCGAGCTTGGCGGCGCGCCGAACGACGTCGCGTTCGCGTCGGTCGACCTCCGCACCCGAGGCCTTCATCTCGGCGATCTCGTCGCGCGCCGAGGCCTCCAGGAGGTCCTTGATCTCGTCCTCGCTGGCGCCGTCGAAGACCGGCGTGACGTAACTGACGCCGTGCTTGTAGGCGGCGAGCCCGAGGTGCGTCTCGAGGATCTGGCCGAGGTTCATGCGGCTCGGCACGCCGAGCGGGTTGAAGACCAGGTCGACGGGGGTGCCGTCGTCGAGGTAGGGCATGTCCTCGGGCGGGAGGATCTTCGCGACGACGCCCTTGTTCCCGTGCCGGTTGGCGAGCTTGTCGCCCTCGATGAGGCGCCGCTTCTGCGCGACGTAGACGCGCACCATTTCGGTGACGCCGGGCTTGAGTTCGACGCCGTCGTCGCCCCGCCGGAAGCGGACGGTGCGGAGCACCACGCCGCCGTCCCCGGGCGGGACGCGCAGCGAGGTGTCCTTCACCTCGCGGGCCTTCTCACCGAAGATCGAGCGCAGCAGCCGCTCCTCGGGGGTGGGGTCCTTCTCGCCCTTGAAGCTGGTGTGGCCGACGAGGATCGAGTTGTGCTTGACGTCCGCGCCGATGCGGACGACGCCGTCCTCGTCGAGGTCGCGGAGCGCCGCTTCGCTCAGGCCCGGAATGTCGCGGGTGATCTTCTCCGGCCCCAGTTTCGTCTCGCGCGCCTCCTTCTCGAACTTCTCGATGTGCACCGACGTGTAGGCGTCGCTGCGCACGAGGTTCTCCGAGAGCACGATGGCGTCCTCGAAGTTGTAGCCGTCGAACGGCATGACGGCGATGAGGATGTTCTGCCCGAGCGCCAGGCGCCCGTTCTGCGAGGCGGGCCCGTCGGCGATGACCTGCCCCGCCTTCACGGCGTCCCCGAGCTTGACGACGGGGTGCTGATCGAGGTTCGTGTTCTGGTTGCTGCGCTGGAAGCGCGTGAGGACGTACTCGCGCTCGACCTTCTTGGCGCCCTCGACGCGGATGCGTTCGGCGTCGACGTACGTGACGGTTCCCGCCTCCTCCGCGACGACGCACGTGCCGGAGTCGAGGCTGATGCGTTCCTCGACGCCGGTCCCGACGTAGGGGGCGTCCGCCTTGATGAGCGGCACCGCCTGCGACTGCATGTTCGACCCCATGAGCGCGCGGTTGGCGTCGTCGTGCTCGAGGAACGGAATGATGCTGGTCGGGACGCTGATGATCTGTTTCGGGGAGACGTCCATGAAGTCGATGTCGTCCCGCGGGGCGAAGACCGGCTCGCCGCGGTCGCGGGCGACGATCTGGTCGTTGACGAAGCCGCCGTCGTCCTCGAGGACGGTGTTCGCCTGCGCGATGACGTACTTGTCCTCCTCGTGCGCCGTCATGTAGACGACGTCGTCGCTGACCTTGCCGTCGACGACGCGCCGGTAGGGCGCCTCGATGAAGCCGAGGTCGTTGACGCGGGAGTACGACGCGAGGGAGGTGATGAGGCCGATGTTGGCGCCCTCGGGCGTCTCGATCGGGCAGATGCGGCCGTAGTGCGTGCGGTGCACGTCGCGCACGTCGAAGCCGGCGCGTTCGCGCGTCAGGCCGCCGGGGCCGAGCGCGGAGATGCGGCGCTTGTGGCGCAACTCCGACAGCGGGTTGATCTGGTCCTTGAACTGCGACAGCTGGCTGCGGCCGTAGAACTCGCGCAGCGCCGCGACGATGGGGCGGTTGTTGATGAGCTTCTGCGGGGTGGCGGCGTCGGGGTTGCCGAGCAGCATCCGCTCGCGCACGCCGCGCGCCATGCGGCCGAGACCGACCCGGATCTGGTCGGCGACGAGCTCGCCGACCGTCCGGATGCGGCGGTTGCCGAGGTGGTCGATGTCGTCCTCGGTGGCTTCGGCGTCGCCCGCCTGGAGCTTGACGAGGTACTGCAGGGTGGGCACGAGCCCGTAGTCGACGAAGCGCCCGTCGACGAAGCCGAGCAGGGTCTTCTCGTCCGCGTCGAGGTCGAGCTTCTCGTTGAGCTTGTAGCGGCCGGCCTCGCCGAGGTCGTAACGGCGCGGATCGGCGAGCAGCCCGTGGAGGTAGCTGGTGGCCTTGTCGACCTTGGGCGGGTCGCCGGGACGCAGCACCGTGAAGAGCCGCAACAGCGCCTCCTCGGGCGTGACGTCGGACAGCTCCTCCTCCTCGAGGGTGGGGTCGATCATCGATTCGTGCCC
This region includes:
- a CDS encoding DNA-directed RNA polymerase subunit beta; the protein is MMREIQSFGSIREVADLPNLTNIQITSYEHFLQRDVAPTARAPHGLQAAFKEIFPIDETERGRQTGLVIDFLEYTLTEPEYGPEECREKDLSYQSGLFAKLQLVHKDTGLIKEDQVFLGDLPLMTEDGSFVINGADRVIVSQIHRSPGVYFTGMLRPNGQKSYTASIIPMPKRGPWIELEFDNAGVLWMKVNKRKFPFSTLLRVLGYGDAAIRELFAGHESMIDPTLEEEELSDVTPEEALLRLFTVLRPGDPPKVDKATSYLHGLLADPRRYDLGEAGRYKLNEKLDLDADEKTLLGFVDGRFVDYGLVPTLQYLVKLQAGDAEATEDDIDHLGNRRIRTVGELVADQIRVGLGRMARGVRERMLLGNPDAATPQKLINNRPIVAALREFYGRSQLSQFKDQINPLSELRHKRRISALGPGGLTRERAGFDVRDVHRTHYGRICPIETPEGANIGLITSLASYSRVNDLGFIEAPYRRVVDGKVSDDVVYMTAHEEDKYVIAQANTVLEDDGGFVNDQIVARDRGEPVFAPRDDIDFMDVSPKQIISVPTSIIPFLEHDDANRALMGSNMQSQAVPLIKADAPYVGTGVEERISLDSGTCVVAEEAGTVTYVDAERIRVEGAKKVEREYVLTRFQRSNQNTNLDQHPVVKLGDAVKAGQVIADGPASQNGRLALGQNILIAVMPFDGYNFEDAIVLSENLVRSDAYTSVHIEKFEKEARETKLGPEKITRDIPGLSEAALRDLDEDGVVRIGADVKHNSILVGHTSFKGEKDPTPEERLLRSIFGEKAREVKDTSLRVPPGDGGVVLRTVRFRRGDDGVELKPGVTEMVRVYVAQKRRLIEGDKLANRHGNKGVVAKILPPEDMPYLDDGTPVDLVFNPLGVPSRMNLGQILETHLGLAAYKHGVSYVTPVFDGASEDEIKDLLEASARDEIAEMKASGAEVDRRERDVVRRAAKLGVLEDGLDDDAARVALARSGKAVLYDGRTGEAIDAPIVVGIMYVLKLYHMVEDKMHARSTGPYSLITQQPLGGKAQFGGQRLGEMECWALQAHGASHTLQEMLTIKSDDLDGRNAAYEAIVKGSDVLEPTIPESFKVLVKELHSLGLDVKVQTDAGEDVGIFDEAGRHW